One window from the genome of Rhodopseudomonas sp. P2A-2r encodes:
- a CDS encoding FAD-linked oxidase C-terminal domain-containing protein, with translation MGVMDHVASVADSLTAMFGSRVTTAAGTLAGHGGSEAYHAAAPPDVVVFPQSTDDVRRIVEICARMNMPMVAFGAGTSLEGNTAAIHGGVCLDFSQMDRIVAVHGDDLDVVVQPGITRKQLNAQLRDTGLFFPIDPGADASIGGMSSTRASGTMAVRYGTMKDNVLALEVVLADGRVIRTSKRARKSAAGYDLTRLFVGAEGTLGIITEVTLKLHPIPQAISSAVCSFDTLDDAVATAIAVIQCGVPVARMELLDDVMMRGINAYGKLSYREAPTLFFEFHGTDAWVKEQADIAEEIAADHRGQGFQWATATEDRSRLWHARDNTLYAGLGLRPGARAMITDVCVPVSRLAECLLETKRDLDVARLIAPIVGHVGDGNFHVLILVNPGDQDEMVRAKDVHRRMVERAIAFDGTCTGEHGIGIGKIDFLEQELGDAVDVMRMLKNALDPANLMNPGKIFRSRPAAAGVSE, from the coding sequence ATGGGTGTCATGGATCACGTGGCGAGCGTTGCCGATAGCCTGACCGCGATGTTCGGATCGCGCGTCACGACGGCGGCCGGGACGCTGGCCGGTCACGGCGGTAGCGAGGCCTATCATGCCGCTGCGCCGCCCGACGTGGTGGTATTCCCGCAATCGACCGACGACGTTCGCCGTATCGTCGAGATCTGCGCGCGCATGAACATGCCCATGGTGGCCTTTGGCGCCGGCACCTCGCTGGAAGGGAATACCGCGGCGATCCATGGCGGCGTCTGTCTGGATTTCTCGCAGATGGACCGTATTGTCGCCGTCCACGGCGACGATCTCGACGTGGTGGTGCAGCCCGGCATCACCCGTAAGCAGCTCAATGCGCAATTGCGTGACACCGGGCTGTTCTTCCCCATCGATCCCGGCGCCGACGCCTCCATCGGCGGCATGTCGTCGACGCGGGCGTCGGGCACCATGGCGGTGCGCTATGGCACCATGAAGGACAATGTACTGGCGCTCGAAGTCGTACTCGCCGACGGAAGGGTGATTCGCACCAGCAAACGCGCGCGCAAATCGGCCGCCGGCTACGACCTGACGCGGCTGTTCGTCGGCGCCGAGGGCACGCTCGGGATCATTACCGAAGTGACATTGAAGTTGCATCCCATTCCGCAGGCGATTTCATCGGCGGTGTGCAGCTTCGACACGCTCGACGACGCGGTGGCGACGGCGATTGCCGTGATCCAGTGCGGCGTGCCGGTGGCGCGCATGGAGCTGCTCGACGACGTCATGATGCGCGGCATCAACGCTTATGGGAAATTGTCCTACCGCGAGGCGCCGACGCTGTTCTTCGAATTCCATGGCACCGACGCCTGGGTGAAGGAGCAGGCCGACATCGCCGAGGAGATCGCCGCCGATCATCGCGGGCAGGGCTTCCAGTGGGCGACCGCGACAGAGGATCGCTCACGGTTGTGGCACGCCCGCGACAACACGCTGTATGCCGGCCTCGGCCTGCGGCCCGGTGCGCGGGCGATGATCACTGATGTCTGCGTGCCGGTGTCGCGGCTCGCCGAATGCCTGCTGGAGACGAAGAGGGATCTGGACGTTGCCCGCCTGATCGCGCCGATCGTCGGCCACGTCGGCGACGGCAATTTCCACGTACTGATCCTGGTCAATCCCGGCGACCAGGATGAAATGGTGCGCGCCAAGGACGTGCACCGGCGCATGGTCGAGCGCGCCATCGCCTTCGACGGCACCTGCACCGGCGAGCACGGCATCGGCATCGGCAAGATCGACTTTCTCGAACAGGAGCTGGGCGACGCTGTCGACGTGATGCGGATGCTGAAGAATGCACTCGATCCCGCCAACCTGATGAACCCCGGCAAGATCTTCAGATCCCGCCCGGCAGCAGCCGGAGTCTCGGAATGA
- a CDS encoding NAD-binding protein: MAESLALARKGGIAWQDILNVLDDSAIASPMVKYKTAPLRHRNFDSTFSCRQMAKDLDLILGAGHHVDVPLPLAAHMREVYGSLIAQGEGEVDFIAPVRLAERLSGLGEPDGGGAA, encoded by the coding sequence ATGGCGGAGAGCCTGGCGCTGGCGCGCAAGGGCGGCATCGCGTGGCAGGACATTCTCAACGTGCTCGACGACAGCGCGATCGCCTCGCCGATGGTCAAGTACAAGACGGCACCACTGCGCCATCGCAATTTTGACTCGACATTTTCCTGCCGTCAGATGGCCAAGGACCTCGACCTCATTCTCGGCGCCGGCCACCATGTTGACGTACCGCTGCCGCTCGCTGCGCATATGCGCGAAGTCTACGGATCCCTAATCGCCCAAGGAGAGGGCGAGGTCGATTTCATCGCCCCGGTGCGCCTGGCCGAGCGTCTGTCGGGCCTCGGCGAACCCGATGGGGGCGGTGCAGCGTGA